One Pseudomonadota bacterium DNA window includes the following coding sequences:
- a CDS encoding phospholipase D family protein has translation MLYLINIEPFPTQKQRLLTCFFYFLLFTGFFVSNIPKIHANQKRLEEYPLNSTIKNLESNHPGLSAAYVLEKGEEALMARAWLADHAEKSINVQYFIWSTDNIGILASESLLTAAERGVRVRVIVDDLLIDAPSDSMLALTAHPNIEIKIYNPRHSVGVSQPERIVKLATGFKLSNQRMHDKTFMVDRCVAITGGRNMADEYFDYDHSYNFRDRDILLLGPVVVDMEKNFEDFWTCPLVFRVEELLENEQKRLSKERIAEIYEELHSYALDRENFAPEVREAINGLDDQFPSLTENLVWDKVRFISDVPEKNSSWGLSGGGVTTEALWDVVSKAEKSITIQSPYLVMPKGAIKFLGKLVRKGVKISISTNSLASTDNLQAFSGYSKQRKKILKAGIEVYEFKPDPKIQKDLIDRYDALEKEAPIFAIHAKTLVIDSKTLFIGTFNLDPRSTNLNTEVGVLINNSDLAKQVELSIKRDMLPANSWNAKAENPDQHASLGKRMKVRFWKFMPITKLL, from the coding sequence ATGTTATATCTGATAAATATTGAGCCTTTTCCCACTCAGAAGCAAAGACTTCTCACTTGCTTTTTCTATTTTTTACTTTTTACCGGCTTCTTTGTTAGCAACATTCCAAAAATCCATGCCAACCAGAAAAGACTCGAAGAATACCCATTAAATTCAACTATAAAAAATTTAGAATCTAATCATCCTGGTTTAAGTGCTGCTTATGTCCTTGAAAAAGGAGAGGAAGCTCTTATGGCCCGGGCCTGGCTGGCTGATCATGCTGAGAAGAGCATCAATGTCCAGTATTTTATATGGAGTACTGATAATATCGGAATTCTAGCCTCCGAATCATTACTGACTGCAGCAGAACGTGGTGTAAGAGTCAGGGTGATCGTTGATGATTTACTGATTGATGCCCCATCGGACTCCATGCTGGCCCTCACCGCTCATCCCAATATAGAGATAAAGATATACAACCCCAGACACTCCGTTGGTGTTTCACAACCTGAAAGAATCGTGAAGCTTGCCACTGGTTTCAAACTATCCAACCAGAGGATGCACGATAAGACCTTTATGGTTGATCGATGTGTGGCGATAACCGGCGGTAGAAATATGGCCGATGAATATTTCGATTACGATCACTCCTACAATTTCCGTGACAGGGATATCTTGTTGCTAGGCCCGGTTGTTGTTGATATGGAAAAGAACTTCGAAGATTTCTGGACATGTCCTCTGGTCTTCAGGGTTGAAGAACTTCTTGAAAATGAACAAAAACGTCTTTCCAAAGAGAGGATTGCGGAAATTTATGAGGAGTTACATTCATATGCGTTAGACCGTGAGAATTTCGCACCGGAAGTGAGGGAGGCAATCAACGGGCTAGACGACCAATTTCCGTCCCTAACCGAAAACTTGGTCTGGGATAAGGTGCGATTCATTAGTGACGTCCCTGAAAAAAACAGCTCCTGGGGGTTGAGTGGCGGCGGCGTGACGACGGAGGCCTTGTGGGATGTTGTTTCGAAAGCGGAAAAAAGTATTACGATCCAATCGCCATATCTTGTGATGCCGAAAGGAGCAATAAAATTTCTTGGCAAACTCGTGAGGAAAGGCGTCAAAATCTCCATCAGTACCAACTCCCTTGCCTCAACCGACAATTTGCAGGCATTCAGTGGCTATAGCAAGCAGCGGAAGAAGATTCTCAAAGCAGGGATTGAGGTGTATGAGTTCAAACCGGATCCGAAGATTCAGAAAGACCTTATCGACCGTTATGATGCGTTGGAAAAGGAAGCGCCGATATTTGCCATTCACGCCAAAACCTTGGTTATCGACAGTAAAACTTTATTCATCGGGACCTTCAACCTTGATCCCAGATCAACCAATCTGAATACCGAAGTCGGTGTGCTAATCAACAACAGTGACCTTGCCAAACAGGTCGAATTATCCATAAAAAGGGACATGCTCCCGGCAAACAGCTGGAACGCAAAGGCCGAGAATCCCGATCAGCATGCGTCCTTGGGAAAAAGGATGAAGGTGAGATTCTGGAAGTTCATGCCGATAACAAAACTGCTGTAA
- a CDS encoding RluA family pseudouridine synthase produces MKKTGSSRTQEKKKKTSDTFIVEQEDPLLACLLAKLPHKSRKTVKAVLRDGQVSIDQRVVTQFDHPLMPGQRVDILWEQPVAAQQTSHGLKIIAEDDDLIIIDKPSGLLTIATEKEKSKTAYAILSDYVKKKDPDNKIFIIHRLDRETSGLLMFARNEEIKHQIQESWETTISLRTYVAVVEGQVEPPEGTITSWLTESKAYIVYSSQNQRRGKKAVTHYRKIRESDTLSLLQVNLETGRKHQIRVHMQDINHPIIGDSKYGATLNPIRRMGLHAQVLAFTHPRTGSLCRFETEIPKSFLLLFGAE; encoded by the coding sequence ATGAAAAAAACAGGATCATCTCGTACTCAAGAAAAAAAGAAGAAGACCTCGGACACCTTCATCGTTGAACAGGAAGATCCATTGCTTGCCTGCCTTCTCGCCAAACTGCCTCACAAAAGCCGCAAAACCGTTAAGGCTGTTTTGCGTGACGGTCAGGTATCAATTGACCAGAGGGTAGTCACCCAATTCGATCACCCCCTCATGCCCGGGCAGCGCGTGGATATTCTCTGGGAGCAGCCGGTGGCGGCACAGCAGACGAGCCACGGATTGAAGATCATCGCTGAAGATGATGATCTCATCATAATCGACAAGCCGTCTGGGCTCCTGACCATTGCCACCGAGAAGGAGAAGAGCAAAACCGCCTATGCGATTCTCAGTGACTATGTGAAGAAAAAGGATCCCGACAACAAGATATTTATCATTCACCGGCTTGATCGGGAGACCTCAGGTCTCCTGATGTTCGCCAGGAATGAGGAGATCAAGCATCAGATCCAGGAATCATGGGAGACCACCATCAGCCTGCGCACTTATGTGGCGGTTGTGGAAGGGCAGGTGGAGCCGCCGGAGGGGACCATAACCTCCTGGCTGACCGAGAGTAAGGCCTATATCGTATACTCTTCCCAGAATCAGCGGCGTGGCAAAAAAGCCGTAACCCATTACCGGAAAATTCGAGAAAGCGACACCCTCTCACTGTTGCAGGTGAACCTTGAAACCGGCAGAAAGCATCAGATCCGGGTTCACATGCAGGACATCAATCACCCGATAATCGGCGACAGTAAATATGGGGCAACTCTCAACCCCATTCGGCGTATGGGTCTGCACGCTCAGGTGCTGGCCTTCACCCACCCGAGAACCGGCAGTCTCTGCCGTTTCGAGACGGAAATCCCAAAGAGCTTTTTGCTGCTTTTTGGTGCCGAGTAA